The genomic DNA CTGGCGTCCATGTTCGGATCGCCCGCGGTCGGCGATGAATTCCCGACGACTGGATTGGAGGGTGGCTAGAGAGCATGGAAATCCCGGGTGGCTGAAGGTCTTGGGGGCGAGGTGGGAACCAAAATCGGCAGCCCCCAGTTTTATTGCTCGCCCGTGCCCGGTCAATTCCCGGCCGTAATTGAGGCGATTGGGTTGCGAGTTGCCACGTTGACAATCATGGTTTAATCTCAACGATCCCTCCCCAACCTGTGTTCAACTCCTGCCGAGGTGCCTTGTGAAGTCGATTGCCGCATTGATTGTTCTGTTGCTGGCTGGCACCGCGGTTGCCGAACAACCGAATTGGAACCAGTTCCGCGGTCCCGATGGCGACGGCAAAACCGGGGCGACAGGGCTGCCGGTCACCTGGAGCGATACCGAAAACGTCGTCTGGAAGACGCCCATTCACGGCAAGGGATGGTCCTCGCCCGTCGTTTGGGACGACCAGATCTGGATGACGACGGCATCCGAAGATGGCAAGCAGATGTCGGCGGTCTGCGTCGATTTCAACAGTGGCAAAGTCGTGCACGATGTGCCGCTGTTCGAAAATGCCGAACCGCGATACTGCCATCCGCAAAACAGCTACGCCTCGCCAACCCCGGTCGTCGAAGCGGGCCGGTTGTACGTTCACTTTGGCAGCTACGGAACCGCGTGTGTCGACACGACCAAAGGTGCCAAGATCTGGGAGCGACGCGATCTGATCTGCAACCACTGGCGTGCCCCCGGATCGTCGCCGATCGTGCATGGCAACCTATTGATCGTCGCCTACGACGGATACGACAACCAATTTGTGATCGCGTTCGATAAACAGACCGGCGAGACGGCGTGGCGGGTCGACCGAAACATCGAATACGGAACCGACAACGGCGATCACAAGAAGGCGTACAGCACGGCAAAGATCATCCAACACGAAGGTCGATCGGAAATGATCAGCCCCGGCGCTGTCGCCACGATCGCGTACGATCCCGAAACCGGCAAAGAGCTGTGGAAGGTTTATCACGGCGGAATGAACGCGGCCCCACGTCCGCTGTTCGCCAACGGTTTGGTCTACATCACCGGCGGCGCACACGATCTGGGTTTGATCGCCGTCCGCCCCGGCGGCACCGGCGACGTCACCGACTCCCACATCGTCTGGGGCAAGGGGCGTGGAATGCCCAAACGCGGATCGCAGATCATCGTCGACGACCTGATGTTTGCGATCACCGACGACGGGATCGCGATCTGCTTGGACGCCAAGACGGGCGACCAAATCTGGAAACATCGCATAGGCGGCGACTTCTGGGCCTCGCCGCTGTACGCCGAAGGTCGCATCTACGGCTTCAACAAAGATGGCGACTGCCCCGTGTTCGAAGCGAGCGAAAAATTCAAACTGCTGGCCAACAACAAGCTGCCCGAGACGATCTGCGCATCGCCCGCGGTGATCGGCAACAGCTTGATCATCCGCACGCAGTCGCACCTGTACCGGATCGAAAAATAGCGGCGGCGCGGCGGTTACTTCAACAGTCGCAGCGTGAAGGGATAGCGATACATCTCTCCCTCGTTCGCAGCCAAGGCGGCTCGGATTGCGAAGTAGACGTGGAAGACGACCAGCCCCAGGCCCAACGGAGCTGTCAAAAAGATCCCAAAACCAAAGGTCAGAAAGGTGGCGGCGACCAGCGCGATCCCATACAGCATCACCGAGATGTTGAAGTTCAACGCCTCCTTGCCATGCGCGTCGACAAACGGCATCTCATCCTTCTTCAGGATCCACACGACCAACGGCCCAAAGATGCTGCCCAGACCATTGGCCAGGTAGCCCAACAGGCCACATAAATGACATGCCATGGCGATAGTATTTGCATTCATGCTGCGATTCCTCCGTCTGATTCCGTCACCCAAACACCCGACAATCCCGCCGCACAGTGTGGTTCTTATAATGACAATTCGCCACGGCAGCGGCAATCTTGGATGATCGCAGGAATCGGGGGGCTCGCCAACTACCAATAGCTTCCGCGGCCGCGAGCCAGATAAATCAGCGATTGACGGACACACGACCGGTGTTAGAATCGACCGCGACATGGGTGCCGAGCGTCGACTTGTGGTCCGCTCGGAGAATAGGGAAAACGGTGCAAATCCGTTGCGGTCCCGCCGCTGTAACCGGGGACGAGGCTTAACTCACTGCCACTGTGACCGATGCGATCATGAAGATCGCGGTTGCGGGAAGGCATAAGCCGAGGCTGAACCGGGAGCCAGAAGACCTGCCCAGCTGTCATCGCACAATAGCGTCGTACCCTCGGGGAACAGGGAGCGGACGTGATTTTTCAGACCGCTCGCGCTGCAACGGCACTGGCCGGCAATCGTGCGAGCGACGAAAGATCTCGATCTTCGCTCATGCTCTGTGCCGGTAGGAACTGCGAACCGTAGAGCCACCGTGGCAGTCGGCTCGAAAGATCTTTCCATCCATGAAAATGAACAACACGCGCCGCGCCGGCTTCACGCTGGTCGAACTGCTGGTCGTGATCGCAATCATCGGCATCTTAGTTGGATTGCTGTTACCCGCCGTGCAACAAGCCCGTGAAGCAGCTCGCCGCATGCAGTGCAAGAACCGGCTGAAACAGATCGCATTGGCGCTGCATAATTATGCCGACACCTACCGCGAGACGATGATTCCGTACGTCGTCGAAGATCAAGCGCGGATCAATTACTTGGCGACCTACTCGGGAGCTCAGGGCAAGGCACAGTTCTGGTTCGGAACCGTCGACTACGACCAACCCGATCCGAACCAACAACTCGATTACACCCAAGGCCCTTTGGCCCCGTTCATCGAGACAAGTTACACATCGTTCCAATGCCCCGACTTTGGCCCCGGCCAGATGGACACTGTGAAATACGGTTTCCCCGCGTCGGGCTTTGGATTCAACGGCTACAACCTCTCGCGGTCCTCGGGGGTCGATTGGTTGCCGCCAACTTACGCCGCGGTCCCCAATCCCGAACCGATGGTCCGCCGTTTTGCCGAGGTCCGTTCGATGAGTGCAACAGTCGCTTTTGCCGACAGCGCCCAAGTCAAACTTGTCTCCTTCTCGCCGCCAGCTTACAGCTTTGAAGAGAACTGGTTGTTGGACCCTCCCAGCCACAACTTCCCCAACGTTCACTTCCGCCATCACGGCGCAGCGAACGTTGCCTTCCTGGACGGACACGTCGAATCGCGGCAGCGACATTTCAAGATCGATGTCCCTGGCACCAACTACATGTCATCCGAACAAGCTGCACTGATCGACGAGAAAAAGCTGGGCTATGTCAGCGACGGACACTTGGACGATCCTGCGTTGCAAGACGAACTGTACGATCGCGAGTAGGCACACGTCAGCCCGCTGAGTTCCTATTCGCCCCCAACGCCTTCCCCGGAAGTTCGATCGATGTCCGCCAAAGTAAAAATCCGCCAAGCTGCCGCTTGCCTGTTGCTCCTGACCGTAAACGGCTGCGGCGAGACCGCACCGCCGGTCGCCGAGGTCACTCAATCGGTCTACGTCGACATCGACACGATGCAAGCGGTTGTCGCCGACACCGCCACGCAGACTCCCGCCATCCACCCGGTCACTGGCAAACGGACGCTGCAACCGGCACTCTATTGCCCAAAGTGCGAGCGATGGCACGCGATCCCATCGGTCGAACAGATCAACCGAAAACCAGGCGCCACCCGCTGCCCCAAGACCGGCGCCGAAATGACCGCCGACGGTCCCTGGCCTGAATAGCGTTCGGCGGCCAATGGACCGCGAAGCGGCCCCAGAAGGTAGCCGGTGGTTTGAGCGCAGCGAATACCACCGGTAACCGATTCGCGAAATCGAACGCCGTCCCCGAACGGGGGCTCACATCGATCTGCGCTCCCTTCGGGAGCGGCTGCGCGTGTGCGGGCGTCGTGTTCCGGAGGTACGCCGCGGCGCGGCGACCTCCGGCTACCATCTGCGATCCCTGCGGGACTCGGTGTATATATCACAACCGTAACGTGCTCGCACCCAATGCAGGTGCCGGGCCGAAGGCCAGGCGATTTGCCTAGCCCAGGCCAGCGGCCTGGGAACACATCGCGCCCAGGTACAGCGAGGGCCAACGGTCCGGCGATTTGTTCGCCGATCGATCCGAACTGAGCAAATTGCCGGGCCGTTGGCCCTACCGATCGGATGCTGCGATCGCCATTCCCAGGCCGTTGGCCTGGGCTAGGCAAATTGCTGGAGCTTCGCCCCGCCAAACCCAACCAGGCTCCAAACGTTCCGACGGCCATTGCACCGGAGTTCTAAAACCGCGATTGGCGGCTGGCGAGGTATTCCGTGAGGGCTTTGTCGAAGGGCATGCTGGTGTCCAGCGGCACGTAATCGACTCGCAACTTGCTGCACCGCTCGCGATAGCCTTCGCGAAACTCTTCGATCGCTTCCAGGTAATCCTGGCGGATCTCGGTCGCGTCGACAGGCATCTTCTGTCCCGTTTCGGGATCCTCGAATTCGACAGGCCCATCGTACGGGAAATGGACTTCGGATTCGTCCAAGATGTGAAACAGGATCACGTCGTGCCCGGCGTGTCGCAATTGCGCAAGGGCTCGATAAACCGGCTCGGGATCGCCCAGCAGATCGGAAAAGATCATCAACAGGCTGCGGTGCGGCAACATCGCCGCGACGCGGTGCAAGCTGTCGCCGAGGTCGGTCTCCCCCTCGGGCTTCAAGCGCGACAACTGGGCTAACAGATCGGTCACCTGGCTGCGACGACTGCGCGCCGGCAGATTCGCTCGCAACTTGTCGCTGAACGTCAGCAGCCCCACCGGATCCTGCTGCATGATCATAAGATAGCAGAGCGAGGCGGCTAGGCAGATCGAATACTCAAACTTCGAAAACTGCTGGCGATGCGTAAACCCCATCGAACGACTGAGGTCCATCATCAGATAGCCGGTCAGATTCGTTTCCGATTCGTATCGTTTGACGTAATACTTGTCGGTCTTGGCGTAGACCAGCCAATCGATCGTCTTGGGGTCGTCCCCTTTGCTGTAGCGGCGATGCTCGCTGAACTCGACCGAAAACCCGTGGTACGGGCTGGCGTGCAAGCCCTGCAAAAAACCGCGAACGACCATCTGAGCGCGTAGATCCAGACGCTTGATCTGGTTCAGAACTTCCGGCTTCAGATAGCTTTCGGCGGACATGAGTTTCGAACCTAACGGTGGATCATTGAGCGAACTTGGGGGCTTCGGGAACGGGGACGTCTTTGATCAGTCGAGCGACCAAGTCGTCGGTCGTTACCCCTTCGGCCTGGGCCTGGAAGTTCGTACTGACGCGGTGCCGCAGGATCGGAACTGCCACGTGCCGCATATCGTCGATGTCGACGCTGAAGCGTCCATCCATCGCGGCGATCGCTTTGCCACCGTTGATCAAAAACTGACCGGCCCGCGGACCAGCCCCCCAGTCGACCATCTCCTTGATGTAATCGGGAGCCGACGGATCGCGAGGCCGCGTGGCGCGGACCAACATCGATGCGTATTTGATCGCATACGGGCTGACCGCCACGCTTTGCACCAACTTCTGCACGTTCAGAATCGCCCGCCCCGACAGGACCTTGTTCGGTACCACGATCTCGCCGCGGGTGGAGTTGGTCAGGATCTGCTCCTCCTCAGCCGCCGACGGATAGTCGACTTTGATGTTGAACATGAAGCGATCCAGTTGAGCTTCGGGCAGCGGATACGTTCCCTCTTGCTCGACAGGGTTCTGCGTGGCGATCGTGAAAAACGGATCGGGCAGACTGTAAGTCGTATTACCGACACTGACCTCGCGTTCCTGCATCGCTTGCAGCAGCGCCGCTTGGGTCTTGGGCGGAGTCCGGTTGATCTCGTCGGCCAACAAGACGTTAGTGAAGATCGGGCCTTCCATAAAGCGGAACTCGCGGCGGCCGTTGGGATCCTCTTCCATCACGTTGGTGCCGGTGATGTCCGACGGCATCAGGTCGGGAGTAAATTGAACCCGCTTGAAATCGACGTCCAAGATCTTCGCCAGCGTGCTGACCATCAGCGTCTTAGCCAGACCGGGGACACCTTCTAACAGACAGTGGCCGCGGGTGAAGATCGCCGCCAGCAATTGCTCGACAACCTCGTTCTGCCCCACGATCACCTTGCTCAATTCTTGCCGCATCGTCTGTTGATGCTGCGCGAATTCTCGCAGCACGTCGCCCAGGTTGCGTGGCTTGTTGGTCGGAGTGTTCATGCGGCGTACCTGCCTGAGGGTTGGGTGGTTCCGTTACTCTTTCGCCAGCGACTTGACGAATTCCACAAAGATCTCGATCTGCTTGGGCGATTCGGTCCGGTCGATCACGCGGTACAAATGCTTGGCGGTGCCCGACTGCTTGCCGTCCAACGGAACTCCGCCAGCCAACAGGTCGCCGATCGTGCCGCCACCGGTCGTCTTCAGCGTCCGCCCGACCTTGCCACCTTGAGTCATCGCCCAAAAAGTAGTCGCGGCGTTGGTGCTGTCGCGATCGGTCGCCACGTCGGATCGAACTGTGTCGCCTTGCAGCGGTCCGTCGCGGAAGTGAAAGATGATCACGCCACCTTCGATTTGATTCACAGTCATATTTATCTGGGCACTTTGCGAACGAGTCTCATGTCGTAGGGGCCGCAAAAGGTTAAAAAGCAGGCCCCGTTTTCGGCGTACTTTTCAAACACCGTCTCTAAAAAGTCGCCTTCTCCCGGCCAAGGGTAGGCGAAGATCAGATCGAAGTCATCCACATACAAACCAATTTCTGGATACACACTATCCTCGGAATGCCCCAGCGAGGGTAGCCCCAGGTCATCGGCCAGTCGCTCGCTGCCGTCGGGCAGAAAGTTTCCGTGCCACAATTCGACCGATGCTTGCAGGTCGGCGATCGTCCGCCGCGCCTCGACGATCAGATCGGCTTCGGCTTCGATCCCGATCACGTCCCAGCCCAGTTCGTCCGCCAGGCAGCTGACGACAGCAAACCCGCAGCCCCATTCGCAGAAGCGATTCCCCGAGACGATCCGCTGACTGCGGATCAGGTCGAGCGACTGGTGGACCAGTTCAAAATCGGAGGCGACAAACTGTTCGATCGGCGCGCGATCCCAACGATCTTGAAAACGCTGGATTCGATCGCTGGCTCGCTGCAGCCAATCGATCGTCGCCTGCGGGGGCTCGCGGTCCAGATCGATCGGCAGGTCGATTTCTATCAGAGGCACAGAGGGTGACTTTCGAAGGTTGCCAGCTTACATATTGGCCAGATAACCGACGGCGTCGGCGATCTCGGCGATTGGATCGGCGGCGCCGCTGCGTTGCACCACGACCCAACCTTGATAGTGATAGTTTTCCATGTAGCCGAGGATGTCGTGAAAATCGGCAAGCCCCTGACCAAGAGGAACTTCGATTCCGCGACCCGCCGCCAGATCCTGAACCCCATCGCGAGCGCAGATCAATCGAACCCGATCGCCCAAAACGCGGAGGGCTTCGCCGGCGGAGAAGCGGTTGATGATCAGGTTGCCAGGATTGAAGGCGACCGGCGTAAACGACTCCTCGTTGGCATCCAACAACCGCAACAGATCCGCTCCATCTTCGGTCCCCGTTTCGGGAGTCAAGAAGGCACCGATGTGCGCGCCATAGCGATTGATATCATCCAAAACGCAGCGGAGATGATCCCAAGCGGCGCTCTCGGGATCGCTGGGAACTTGGCCGATTTGGTTGACGACAACATCGGTCCCCAACCGGAACGCCATCCGCAACGTCTGCTTGGTCGCTTCGACGCGGCGGTCCAGATCGTCGACGACGTCGTAGCCGCGGCGGGTTTGAAAACGGATCGAACTAATCCGCAAATTCAGATCATCCAGCATCTTCCGGAACTGCCGAACACCTGTATCGGTTAGTTCGGCTGGACGCAGCTCGGTTCTGGCGTCGATTTCGACAGCACCGGCTCCCATCTTTGCCGCCATAAGCAAAGCTTTCTTAAAGGGCAGGTTCAGAGATCCAAGTCGGACGGCGATACGAGTTTGAGACACGTTAGTTTCGTTAGACTCCGCGCGGTGAGGACTGACCCGATTTGTGTCAGCCCCAATACTAGAAAGGCGCCACTTTAAGCGGCATCGAGGCCAACAGAAAGTGGATTGAGATTTTGAAACGAAAATCGCTCACCAACGCATCGATCGCAGCCCCCAGAGGCTGCCGGTTCGTTCCGCCAGCGGCGGTGCGATTGCTTGCGATATTCGCCGCCACAATTTTAATCGCCAGCCCCGCCGCTGCGAAGGGAGCCATCTCGACAGCCAAAACGGTCACTCAGTGGTCGTTCAATCAAAGCGACGACATCAATTACGACAACTGGCCCGACAATTGGCGACGCCGACAGGGCCCCCAGTACCCCGCCTACCTGTCGATCGAGATCGTTCCCAAGTCGACCGAACTGATGGAAGCGGCGATCCGCGCAGACCATCAGTTTGGCCCCTACCGAAAGCTCGCCGAGCGGATGGGGATGCCCCGAGATTGGTTGTTCGCCGAACGGCTGGTCGACCGCTACCTAAGGGTTCAATTGAACGGCGGTGCGGCAGTCGTGCAAAGTCCGCCAGTTAAAGTCGAATCGATTTACAGCTACCGTTTCGTCGGTTCAATCTCCACCAAAGGGTTGAAGCACGATTCGGCTTGGATCGAATTCCTGTTCATCGATGCGGAAGGCAAGGTCGTAGGGGCGCACTCGACGCCCAAGTTCAGCGGCGATACCGACTGGACTCAAGTCGCTTTGCCAGCAGTCCCGCCCCCCCACGATGCAGCCAACATCATCGCGCGGCTGAACGTCCAACCGGGGCGTGAAGCAGACATCTATGGCGAAGCCGGCTTCGACAACATCCGCATCGAAAGCTTGCCACAACTGCAAGTCACCACCGACCAACCGCGCGGACTCTACGCCGTCGGGCAACCCGCCATGGCCTCGTGCCACGTCTCGGGATTAGCCGAACCTGTGACGCGACTGCGTTTCCGATTGCAGGGCCCGATGGGCGAACGGATCGCCGAACACGAGGCCGCGTTGGAAAACGACGCGACCGCGCGACGACTGCATGGACCACAGCCTCAGTCCAATGCAAGCGGCCCTTCGCAACAATCGCTGACAACCTCCTGGCAACTCCCATCGCTAGGACCCGGGTTTTATCGCGTGCATGTCGACCTGTTCGCCAACGAGACGCAAACGCACACAGCCACCGCGACGCTAGCGGTCCTGGAAAAACTGTCCGGACAAAGCGGTCCTTTCGGATGGACGCTCGGTTCGGGGCACGATCCGATCTCGCGGCGCGAACTGCCGCAATGGCTGCAGCAATGCGGCGTCGGTTGGGTGAAATATCCCTGCTGGCTGGATCAGTCCGACACGCAAGGCGCCGACGACCTGGCTTGGATGATGGAGCGACTGCAGGAACGAGGGATCAACAGCGTTGGGATGTTGGACCAACCGCCTCACGAGACGCGGACTCACAACGATCCGCGAGCCAGGAAGCCGCTGGCGCCGCTTCTGCGCAACCCGACCGACTGGCAACCACAACTCGAGGCTCTACTGACACGCCTTTCGATGCGGACGACGTGGTGGCAGATCGGTGGCGAGGGAGATCACAGCTTCTTGCGGCACCCCAATCTCGCCGACACGATCGACGAGATTCGTCGCGAACTGCAAGGTTTCGGGCAACCGATTCGCGTCGCCCTGCCGTGGCCATGGCTGGATCCGCTTCCCACCGACTACACCGGCGGATGGAAAGCTGTCTGCATGACCGAACCCGAACCGTACACGACTGCCGAATTGGACGCGAACCTCGACGCGATGCCATCCGATGGACTGGAGAAGTGGATCACGTTGGACCCGCTGAATGTGGACCGCTACCTCCTGGAGGATCGGATCCGCGACCTCGTCGGCCGGATGTTGACGGTCCGTCGCCACAACGTGCCGATCGCTTTCGTCTCCAATCCGTTCAATTCGGAACTGGGGATCCTGAATCCCGATGCAACTCCCGGCGAGATGCTGCTTCCCTGGCGAACCACCGCGACGTTGATCGGCGGGCTGCAATACGAGGGTGCGTTGCAAATGCCCAACCGCAGCCAAAACGTCGTGATGTCCGATGGGCAGCGGGCGGTGATGGTCGTTTGGAACACCGAACCGACCGAAGAGCGGATCTATCTAGGGGATAACGTTCAACAGATCGATGTCTGGGGGCGTGGGGAAGAAGTGCCGACCGATGCCGAGGGCCGCCAGATCATTCAGGTAGGAACGCTCCCGACATTTTTAATCGCGATCAATCCGGCGATCGCCGAGTTCCGACTGGCTGCCGATCTGCACCCAACGCGGCTGGAGAGCCTGCCTGGGCGACGACAAACCTTGCACATGCGGCTGAAAAACACGTTCGAATCGACGATCACAGGCCGCTTTACTCTGCAGCCCCCAATCACTTGGGAGACGCAACAACAACCGACGACGGTGAACCTGGGCGAGAGCGCGACCGCTGATGCCACCGTCGACGTGGCGCTCCGCAGCAATGCGGCGATCGGCCGCGAGCGGGTTCGCTTCGATTTCCTTGTCGACGCCGAAAAACGCCACCGCTTCAGCATCTGGCGCGACCTGGACGTCGGCCCCGAAGATATCCAAATCGATCCAAGCATCCGCTTTGATCCCTCCGGTTCGTTGATCGTGACAGTCAATTTGATCAATCTGTCCGATCGCCAGCAGGACTACAATTGTTATATGTTGACTCAGTCGCAGACGCGGCGACACCAGCGAAATCAATTGTCGGTCGGCCCCCAACAACAGGTCGCCAAAGACTTTGTCTGGGCTAACGGCAAGGAACTGCTGGGGACCACGATGACCCTGCAAGCTCAAGATCGCAACAGCAAGCGGGTGCTGATCTACCCGATCCCTATCGAACACTAAGCCCCGTGGCTGGCAGCGGTCGGTCGAGCCGGTATGCTGAGATGTCCGCGTCGCGCGGTTCGCTGCGACCAACCGCCAGCCTGCGACCGACAGCCCATTTCCCAAGCCCCAGTATTCTAGAACTCATCCATGATGTCTCGCCGCTTCAAGCTGGGAACCTTTTTCGGAATCGCGCTGTTCATCCATTGGAGTTTCTTCCTGATGCCCGCGCTGGTGGCGTACAGCGAATGGAGCAACGGGGGCCGCTGGATCGATGTGCTGTTGACCCTTGGGTTTGTCGTGCTGCTGTTCGCCTGTGTGATCCTTCACGAATACGGACACGTGCTGGCCGCGCGAGCCTTCGGAGTTGGCACCCGCGACATCACGATGCTGCCGATCGGCGGCGTCGCCCGGCTGGAACGAATGCCCGAAGAACCGTGGCAGGAATTGATCGTGGCCGTCGCCGGACCGGCGGTCAACGTCTTGATCGCGGCGACGCTGGGGATCGGGATCGTCGCCTTTTATGGTTTTAATCTCGATGCCGATGGCGAAAGCAACATGTTCGCCCATCGATTGTTTGCGGTGAACATCGCCCTGATCGTCTTTAATATGATCCCCGCCTTTCCGATGGATGGCGGCCGGGTCTTCCGATCGGTTGCGTCGATGTTCACCAACCACCGCCGCGCCACCTGGCTCGCGATGCGACTGGGACAAGTGATTGCGATCGCGCTGTTTGCATTGGGGATCTCCAACCTCTCGAACCTGCCGTTCCTCCCCTTCATCGCCGCCTTTATCTTTTGGGTCGGGATGATGGAATATCGCCAAGTCGATATCGCATCGCAAGTCAAAGACCTCCGCGTCCGCGATGCGATGCTGCGACAGTTCTGCGTTGCGCCGATCGACAGCTCGATCGCTGATTTCGCCGAGCGTGCGGCCGACCAACTGCAGCGAACCTTTCCGGTCGTCGAACATGGTCTCTATCGTGGCGTGCTGCAACTGGAACAAATTGCCACCGCGATGCAGACCGCCAACGGGCAACAGCAAACCGTGGGTGAGATCGCGCGTTGGGATTCGATCACCGTCGATGAAGATGCTCCGCTAGAAGAGGTTTTGGTCGGCATGCCTCGCG from Rosistilla oblonga includes the following:
- a CDS encoding DUF58 domain-containing protein — protein: MSAESYLKPEVLNQIKRLDLRAQMVVRGFLQGLHASPYHGFSVEFSEHRRYSKGDDPKTIDWLVYAKTDKYYVKRYESETNLTGYLMMDLSRSMGFTHRQQFSKFEYSICLAASLCYLMIMQQDPVGLLTFSDKLRANLPARSRRSQVTDLLAQLSRLKPEGETDLGDSLHRVAAMLPHRSLLMIFSDLLGDPEPVYRALAQLRHAGHDVILFHILDESEVHFPYDGPVEFEDPETGQKMPVDATEIRQDYLEAIEEFREGYRERCSKLRVDYVPLDTSMPFDKALTEYLASRQSRF
- a CDS encoding DUF4870 domain-containing protein, whose amino-acid sequence is MNANTIAMACHLCGLLGYLANGLGSIFGPLVVWILKKDEMPFVDAHGKEALNFNISVMLYGIALVAATFLTFGFGIFLTAPLGLGLVVFHVYFAIRAALAANEGEMYRYPFTLRLLK
- a CDS encoding site-2 protease family protein; translation: MMSRRFKLGTFFGIALFIHWSFFLMPALVAYSEWSNGGRWIDVLLTLGFVVLLFACVILHEYGHVLAARAFGVGTRDITMLPIGGVARLERMPEEPWQELIVAVAGPAVNVLIAATLGIGIVAFYGFNLDADGESNMFAHRLFAVNIALIVFNMIPAFPMDGGRVFRSVASMFTNHRRATWLAMRLGQVIAIALFALGISNLSNLPFLPFIAAFIFWVGMMEYRQVDIASQVKDLRVRDAMLRQFCVAPIDSSIADFAERAADQLQRTFPVVEHGLYRGVLQLEQIATAMQTANGQQQTVGEIARWDSITVDEDAPLEEVLVGMPRDATQIPVLDTTNKVVGLLDTDSCLRRVALRSGRSHNPAAPASIDYYSPPGDER
- a CDS encoding DUF1559 domain-containing protein, whose protein sequence is MNNTRRAGFTLVELLVVIAIIGILVGLLLPAVQQAREAARRMQCKNRLKQIALALHNYADTYRETMIPYVVEDQARINYLATYSGAQGKAQFWFGTVDYDQPDPNQQLDYTQGPLAPFIETSYTSFQCPDFGPGQMDTVKYGFPASGFGFNGYNLSRSSGVDWLPPTYAAVPNPEPMVRRFAEVRSMSATVAFADSAQVKLVSFSPPAYSFEENWLLDPPSHNFPNVHFRHHGAANVAFLDGHVESRQRHFKIDVPGTNYMSSEQAALIDEKKLGYVSDGHLDDPALQDELYDRE
- a CDS encoding sugar phosphate isomerase/epimerase family protein, producing the protein MAAKMGAGAVEIDARTELRPAELTDTGVRQFRKMLDDLNLRISSIRFQTRRGYDVVDDLDRRVEATKQTLRMAFRLGTDVVVNQIGQVPSDPESAAWDHLRCVLDDINRYGAHIGAFLTPETGTEDGADLLRLLDANEESFTPVAFNPGNLIINRFSAGEALRVLGDRVRLICARDGVQDLAAGRGIEVPLGQGLADFHDILGYMENYHYQGWVVVQRSGAADPIAEIADAVGYLANM
- a CDS encoding class I SAM-dependent methyltransferase; translated protein: MPLIEIDLPIDLDREPPQATIDWLQRASDRIQRFQDRWDRAPIEQFVASDFELVHQSLDLIRSQRIVSGNRFCEWGCGFAVVSCLADELGWDVIGIEAEADLIVEARRTIADLQASVELWHGNFLPDGSERLADDLGLPSLGHSEDSVYPEIGLYVDDFDLIFAYPWPGEGDFLETVFEKYAENGACFLTFCGPYDMRLVRKVPR
- a CDS encoding AAA family ATPase, with the translated sequence MNTPTNKPRNLGDVLREFAQHQQTMRQELSKVIVGQNEVVEQLLAAIFTRGHCLLEGVPGLAKTLMVSTLAKILDVDFKRVQFTPDLMPSDITGTNVMEEDPNGRREFRFMEGPIFTNVLLADEINRTPPKTQAALLQAMQEREVSVGNTTYSLPDPFFTIATQNPVEQEGTYPLPEAQLDRFMFNIKVDYPSAAEEEQILTNSTRGEIVVPNKVLSGRAILNVQKLVQSVAVSPYAIKYASMLVRATRPRDPSAPDYIKEMVDWGAGPRAGQFLINGGKAIAAMDGRFSVDIDDMRHVAVPILRHRVSTNFQAQAEGVTTDDLVARLIKDVPVPEAPKFAQ
- a CDS encoding PQQ-binding-like beta-propeller repeat protein → MKSIAALIVLLLAGTAVAEQPNWNQFRGPDGDGKTGATGLPVTWSDTENVVWKTPIHGKGWSSPVVWDDQIWMTTASEDGKQMSAVCVDFNSGKVVHDVPLFENAEPRYCHPQNSYASPTPVVEAGRLYVHFGSYGTACVDTTKGAKIWERRDLICNHWRAPGSSPIVHGNLLIVAYDGYDNQFVIAFDKQTGETAWRVDRNIEYGTDNGDHKKAYSTAKIIQHEGRSEMISPGAVATIAYDPETGKELWKVYHGGMNAAPRPLFANGLVYITGGAHDLGLIAVRPGGTGDVTDSHIVWGKGRGMPKRGSQIIVDDLMFAITDDGIAICLDAKTGDQIWKHRIGGDFWASPLYAEGRIYGFNKDGDCPVFEASEKFKLLANNKLPETICASPAVIGNSLIIRTQSHLYRIEK